GGGGTGGACAGCACCGTGGCCGCAGCCCTGCTGGTGAAAAAAGGCCTCCGGGCCATCGGGCTGACCATGAAGCTTTTTTCTGCATCCGAGGCGCATTCGTCAACCAATTGCTGCGCCAATGAAGCAATAGAGGCGGCCGAAAGGGCGGCATCAAAGCTGGGTATTGAGCATCGGATAATCGATTGCCGCAAAGAATTCAATGAAATGGTGATAGGCAATTTTCTCAGTGAATACGCCAAGGCCCGGACGCCCAATCCCTGCGTAGTATGCAATAAAAGCATCAAATTCGGGCTGCTGATGGAGACAGCCCTGGCTATGGGCTGCACCCATCTGGCTACGGGTCATTATGCCAGGATCTGCAAAAGACAGGATAGGTATATTCTGGCTAAAGCCAAGGATAAGCAGAAGGATCAGTCATATTTTTTATGGATGCTAAGCCAGCGGCAGTTGCAATCAACCATGTTCCCTTTAGGCAATTATGAGAAACAGCAGATCAGGAGAATGGCCGCGGCCCTTGGCCTTGAGGCGGCAGATAAACCGGAGAGCCAAGAAATATGCTTTATTCCCCAGGGGCATTACAGTCAGTATCTGAAAAATAAAATGGATGTCCCCGGTGGGGACATAGTTGACAGTAGTGGGAAAATCATTGGCCGTCACCAAGGAATAGCCAACTATACCATAGGGCAACGGGAGGGGCTGGGGATAGCATTGGGAAAACCGCAATATGTAATAGGCCTTGATCCATTAAAGAATCGGGTGATTATAGGGGACGACCAATACCTTTATAAGGATATCATGGATGTTGAGACTGTGAATTGGTCTATCAAAATTCCCAGCCGTCAGATAAAGGCTGAGGTAAAAATCAGGAACCAACATAAAGGCTCACCTGCCTTTATCAAGCCTGCCGGCGGGCGATCGGTTCAAATAAGATTTATAAAAAGCCAAAGGGCCATCAGCCCGGGCCAGTCCGCGGTATTCTACCGGGGAGATCTGCTTCTGGGGGGCGGGTTGATAAAATAAAAGGTTCGGTCAACTTGACCGAACCTTTTTGAATACTCCCGGTTACTCTCCCCCGGGAACCATCCCCTTGAACATATCCTTGAATCCGGCCTTCTTTTCGCTCTTGCCGATCACAAACAAAGCGTCGTCCACCCCTTTGTTGATATCGACCGACTTCACTATGATGGTTGAAATGGGCTGTTTGTCCTTCTCGTAGAACAGCTCGGTTTTGAACGGCATCACCCAATTGCCGATCACCTTGCGAAAATCGGAATAAAGGGCGAAGGCTTTTTTCTTCTTTTCAACCGTCATTTCAGCCTTGACCTGCACCAGATTATCGGCATCTATCCAAATTCTGTCAAAGGGGACCTGATCTTCCTTTTGGCCTGAAACATACTCTATGATATAACAATTTCGATCGCCGATCTTTTCTGTTCCGGTGATCTTGCCGTTCTTGACCAGGTCCGCCCACCATTTCCAGGATCTGTCCTTTTGGTATTTTGCCTGATCCTTTTCGGAGAGCTTCTTTTTGCCCATGAAGGGGGCTATCATCCACATATCGGTGCCGTCGAAAAGTATTGTGGTCTCCATTTTCATGCCCTTCTCCTGGCTGGCATTAACCTTAGTGTCCAGCCTGAATTTATCCCCCTTGTAGCAATAGGTGGCATCGCTTATAATGTTGCCATCTTTGCTGACCAGGGTTATTTCCTGAACCATGGTCATATCCTTGATCTGCCTCTCCAGCTTGCCGTAGCGGTCCTGGAACTTTTGGGCCAGTTGGGAAATATCTTGCGCCAAAACATGCGTTGCGGTGAGGGCTGCCAGTGTGGTCGTTAGGACGGGTAACAGTAAATTGTATCGCATGGCTTACTCCATTTGTTATTTGTTTGCAATCTTATTGATCATGTCGTTGTGATAATATATATTATTTTTGATCAAAACGCAACAGCTTATTTCAACATACTCCTGTTAGAAATTAACCCGGCAAATATATATTTGGGGTGAATCGGATATAACAATCTGTCCGGGTATTTCCCGGATGTCTTCAAGGCTGGGCAGGAAGGGCTTGTAGACCTTTTGTTTGAAAAATATCAAAAAACTACCGTTCCTGCTGCCCGGCGCATTCCCCGGGACGGCTGATTTTACCAGACTGGAAAGCTGGTTATTGTTTAAAAGGGAGGGCTCCTTGCCGGTCAGGGCATATAAAAGCTCTGGATCGTTTGTCAAAAAAGCGCCATCTTTCGGCAATTCATCCAGAATTTGTATGGAATCCATTTTGTGCCAATTGAATCGTTGGTAGGCATCCCATTTAACGGAATTGGTCCGATCTACTCCCCACCAGATCCCAAAGGCGGTGGAGGAGGTTATCCAAAATACAACGATCGTTGCTAAAAATAGATTCATTTGAATTGGTTTTGAAAACAAGGGAAACATAAGCAGCAGCAGGACGTAGGCCGGAGACAGTATCCGGTAATCGAGCATGATGGCGGGATCTAAAAAAAGGATAGAGGCAAACAGGGAGATGATGTATGAAGCCAAGCATAAAAGAATAAAAAGGTGTGATTTCGAAAATTTTGACAATAACCGTTTCTGGGACATGGCAGTTATTTGAGGGGCCCAATATTTAAACAAAAGGAACAAGATCAAGAAAAAAGAAATAAATCTTACATAACCCAAATAATTCATATCTACTTCAAACATCAGCCACCACAAGATCGTCTGAAGGCCCTTAAGTAGGGATAATTTGACCAGCGGATAAACATCGAATGACCGGTCGGCAGCGGAAGAGGTGTAATGGATATTTCTTGCAACCCAGAGCATCAAACCGGAAAAGGAGACAAGAATAAAAGAAATAACCCGAAGCAAAGTTGTTTTATTTGCTCCGGCCCTGAATGAAACAAGAAATATAAGTACGGATATTATGAAGGCAACGCCGATATATCGGGAGAGGGCGGCCAGGCCCAAGAAAAATCCCGAGAGTAAAAGTACTGGAAATGTCCCCCTCTCTGCGTAACGCATAACGCACCAAATCGCAAGCAGTATAAGCGAAATAAAAAGAGGTTCGGAAACGGCCATCATGTGAAGCAAAAGCAAATGGGTGGAAAAAAGGAAAAGCAAAGAGGTGATAACTGCAGCGCATCTCCACTTGGTCAGCATTGAGGAAAGAAGGCCGGTTAAAAAAATATTGGATCCAAAAAGGAGAGCATTCAGCCATCTTGATGCAACCAGTATGTCAAAACCAAGTTTGTCGGCAAAAGCCAGCATCAGGGGATATAGCGGGGGAAAGTGGGTCATGGGTTTCAGCTGCCCGTTGGCGGACCATTCGCTCAGCCCTGCGCCGCGGGAATAATTCAGGGCCGAAGACAGGTATACCGTGGAGTCGTTATTTATGGCGACACCCCACCGGGTAAGCCAGAGAATGATAAATAACCCGGCAAAGGAAGCCAGTGGCAGGAAATAGAACGGGAAAATAGCCGGGCAATATTTGTCGGTTCTATAAAGCATGACCAATGATAATATATTTCAGCTCGGGAATACAAGCCCAAAATCCATGGATCATTTGCACAAGCAAATAAATATATTTATGACTTGAAATTATGATATATAAATTGTATAGTTATTGCAACGAAGATGGTATAAGCGTATTATGGTTACGCGTTTGAAGAACATATGGGACGATTTTGTCAGTAGCGGGCTGGGCGAAGAGATTGACCGCACCTATTTAAGGAGGGTCAAGTTTGCCAATGCCCTTTCTTTTTTGGGGGTCCTGACCCTGCTGGGATTTGGTGCCGCCAGGATGATTTCGGGAGATTACCCGATAGGTTTGGCTGACCTGGCAGTAGGGATCTTCATGGTGTTGAACCTGATCTTTCTCAGGTTAAGTAAAAAGGTAATGTTGGCAAGCTCACTGGGCATCGGCTGTCTGCTGGTCCTGATCTTGTTCCTTTATGTCTCCGGGGGTGTGAACCGGACCGGGATCTACTGGATATATTTTTTCCCGGTTGTTTCGTTTTTTTTATACGGGATGAGGGGGGGTCTCATCTGGATGGCAATTTTATATATCTCTATTTTGGGTCTGCAGGTAGCGGCACGTGCTGGGGGTATTCCCATGGCCTACGATGCTGGCACGAGCACACATATGCTGGCCAGCCTTTTGATGGAATCCGCACTGGTTTGTTACTATGCCAAGGTGATGGAGAACGAAGAAAAAGTTGTGGTGGCACATAATGCGAAGCTGCGGGAGACCAGCCAAATAATACAGAACGAAATGTCCCAAAGGAAGAAAGCGGAGGATGAACTGCTCAGGATCAGTCAGGCGGTAAGAAGTTCCAGTGACGCCATTGCCATTGAAGATGTCGATGGTACGCATTTATATCACAATAAGGCCTTTTACAACCTTTTTAATTATTCAATTTCAGGTCTCAATGCATATGGGGGGTTTGCCAATTTGTTCAACGACCCGTCCCTGGGAAGGTCCATCCTGGAAGTGGTGAAAACAGGAGGTTCTTGGACCGGGGAGGTGGAGGTCAAGAAGAAGGATGCTGGCACTGTCCAAACCTACCTGAGAATAAATGCCATCAATGACCACGGCGGCAAAACCATCGGCAGCGTATTCATATATACCGATGTAAGCGAAAGGAAGAAATGGGAAAATGCCCTGGTCGCAAGCGAAGAGAGATTTCGAAAGGTGATCGCTTCGATAAGTGATCATATATACATGACGAATTATTCAGCGGATGGCAAGCCGATTAACGGCTATATTTCTCCGAACGTGGAAAAGCTGACGGGATATCCTTATTCCCGGTTCCTTGAGGATTGGGGATTTTGGGCAAATGACCTCATACATCCAGAGGATCGGGCTGCCGCCAGTGTCCAGGTGGAGAATTTTAAGAAGGGGTGGGACAGCCAGGTGGAGTACCGCATTATCCGGAGTGACGGGAATACCATCTGGATAAGGGACAGCGGGCGGGTGGAGAAGCAAAACGGCAATATTACGGTTTATGGGGTGGTCAGCGATATCTCCGCCAATAAATATCAGGAGGAGATTAAGGAGACCCTGCTTGAAGAACTGCAGAAAGCCAACCGGGAGTTGGCGGAATTTGCCTATATAGTCTCCCATGACTTAAAAGCTCCGCTGCGGGCCATATCCTCGCTGGCTCAATGGCTGAGCGAAGATTACCGGGATATTCTGGATGAAGCGGGGAAGGAAAAAGTGGGACTTCTCCTGGGACGCACCAAAAGAATGCATAACCTGATCGAAGGAGTACTGGCCTATTCCCGTTTGGGGCGCATGAAACCGACCATGTGCCGGATAGACAGCCACGAAGAGACCAGGCAGATAATCGATCTTCTGTCACCGCCCGGACATATAAAAATAACCATCGTTGGAAAGCTCCCGACAATAGTATGCGACAGGATCCACTTTAACCAGGTTATGCAGAATCTGCTAAGCAACGCCATAAAATATAGCGATAAGGAATGTGGTTTGATAACCATCTCCTGCCGGCAGTACCAAGGGTATTGGGAGTACCTGGTCTCGGATAACGGTCTGGGGATCGAGGAACAGCATTTTGACAGGATCTTCAAAATATTCCAAAGTCTTAAATCAAGGGATGAATTTGAATCTACCGGCATTGGGTTGACCATCGTCAAGAAGATAGTCGAATATTAT
This genomic window from Candidatus Edwardsbacteria bacterium RifOxyA12_full_54_48 contains:
- a CDS encoding tRNA 2-thiouridine(34) synthase MnmA, producing MLNNTKQAQVAVAMSGGVDSTVAAALLVKKGLRAIGLTMKLFSASEAHSSTNCCANEAIEAAERAASKLGIEHRIIDCRKEFNEMVIGNFLSEYAKARTPNPCVVCNKSIKFGLLMETALAMGCTHLATGHYARICKRQDRYILAKAKDKQKDQSYFLWMLSQRQLQSTMFPLGNYEKQQIRRMAAALGLEAADKPESQEICFIPQGHYSQYLKNKMDVPGGDIVDSSGKIIGRHQGIANYTIGQREGLGIALGKPQYVIGLDPLKNRVIIGDDQYLYKDIMDVETVNWSIKIPSRQIKAEVKIRNQHKGSPAFIKPAGGRSVQIRFIKSQRAISPGQSAVFYRGDLLLGGGLIK